The following nucleotide sequence is from Glycine max cultivar Williams 82 chromosome 9, Glycine_max_v4.0, whole genome shotgun sequence.
TAATCCTGACTACCGTTTCAGTGAGGGTAATGAATTGCAGGGATTAATTTGTGATATGACGATGAATCATGTAGCACGAAGATAAATTAAACTAGCCTCACATATATCTCAACGAAGAAAAATGTAGCTTAATTAGATCAACGGAAACAGAAGAATCGAAAAACTATGTTACGCTTAATAATAGGGCAATGCATATCAAGGATTTTAAAGAAGATAATTAACATAAGAAAAGATCAATGGAAAGGAAAGAGGAGAAAATTACCACGTGAAGGTGAAGCCTAATGATCGTGTTTTTGATCCTTTATTGATGTCATTGTTTCGTCTTCATCAACTCGTTGAGGCCGTTCTTGAAGAATatgtgaaataaaaaagaagtggTGAGTTATGTTAATTTCGTCCCTcccctttttttgttcttttcttatgGCCCCCTTCACCATTTTCATCAATATACATTgctaaaatacatgaaaattagCTTTATATGTAAGCAAAATTATTAGGTGGAGTTAATATagatagttttcttttttaaaaatgtatatacACTTCGCCCCAAGACTAATATGTAGCCTATatacaaattcaaataataCAGCTAGCATAATACATCCAATTATCAGCAAAGTCAGTTATagtattaaattgaaaaaacatttaaaagttGAGATAAGGGGCTCGCATTCTTTAAGAGGGTGGGGTGGAAAAAGGTTTTAAGAAGTCTTTTTAGTGTAAGAGAAAGGGGAGAGGCCATTAAAAACTTCTCAGTCTTTCCACCACATcatgaattaatatatatacttgaaccttttcatttttttcagttTCTCTTAATCCAAGATTTGAATTTCTGAAAAATATACACGTAGTGATGTAAAGGTTGATTAAGTGCATGTGTGAATCAAAGTGTAAACGTTCAGAAGCCAACACAGGTACATAGAGACCTGCCAAGAAGGACAGATTTGATCAAccgtttgtgtgtgtgtgtgttaattAGAAGTTAGAACATAAAGAaacattcaatcaaaatatgtaTTGGCCTAAGCTTAATTTGATCAACCGTATGCTTGCAGGGTGAGCAAACCAAGTTACATGTTTTCAGCCATTGTAATTTTGACCTACCTTTcccatatattttatattttttttacctttattttGTCTAAATTAATATTGCCACTTGATAGTTCCTATATGTTAAACTGCGACTTTAGGAGACTTAgccataattaaaaaacaataatatatagtGAAATAAGTTGGTAGAAATCTAGTAATTAAAAGCATAGGTCGTAGTTTATAACTCTTAATTGAATTTAGCCTTTTTAAGCCCATTTTGCCATACTATAACCAATTACTCGAAATCTTATTTATCAATTCCATATGTCAATTATCAAATTACATCGTGAAAGAGAAAGTGGAATCTgacaaattcaagctgtaccaaacCTGCTGTCATCTCAATTCAAACCTGTTGGATGAAATATATATTAGGATTAGGCTATTgatcataaatttaatatggGATTTTAACAGCCTACATCGATCATGACTTGATCTAGGCTAGGTTATATGGTACAAATCAAGTTTTCTCGGATTTTTTCCTCATTTAATCATAACCTTGAGTTAGAGTATTTTTGTAGGACCAACAATAACTTGTGGTCACTTACATTGGACTCGTGACCAACTCAATTAGAACCCACttgataaaatatatgattCAGACTTTAAGTTTTGAGCacaaattagatcttatcttttttgttttttttatcacaaatacGATCAtagcatgatatatatatagacttggcccacaaaaacttaaatatttttttatggtatcaTTCCAAATTCCTTCATTACAACCTTGTGAAGAATCTCACATCTTTttagtgattaaaaaaaaattataatattgcttacaatttaaaactgaaacaaaataaaactacaaaattaaaaattgaaaaatgattttgattttgattttttaaaataaaaatttaaaactaaaaaggtTAATTATTCTGTGGTCCCTATACTTGtaccaaatttttaattagattgttgaattttttttaattgaatctctaaacttttgattttaattGGATCTCCCGTTTAATTGATGTTATGAAAATTAACCACAAACATATAATTAATGACGTAGACAATTGACTCATacttctaaattaaaatatgttaaaaatatatttgagtcAGTACTAGGCTAACACCTGAACCTCTTATCCAGTTTTCCCTGTATAAAATGCTAATAGACACGCCTAGCCCAACGTGGGAGCAAAGCCAGCCATGATATCCTGCATGTGTGCCACCTTTGAAATGCAATGCAGAAAAGAACCAAGATATCACTATTCACTACTGCTCCATGACTCAGAAAAGAACCAAGTCATCACGTTTCCATCTGCATGCAAATGATCCTCTTAATATAAATAACCCACTTCAGTGGCTCTTTTAAGTAATCTCTTcacagaagaaaaaagagaagaagatgggTTTGAAGAACAACATGGTGGTGCTAAAGGTGTGTTTGGTGCTACTTTTCCTTGTGGGGGGTACTACTAGTGCCAACTTGAGGCTGAGTAAGCTTGGCCTGCTCATGAAAAGTGATCATCATCAACACTCAAATGATGATGAGTCTTCAAAACCATGCTGTGATCAATGCGCATGCACAAAGTCAAACCCTCCTCAATGCCGCTGTTCAGATATGAGGCTGAATTCGTGCCATTCAGCTTGCAAATCTTGTATTTGCGCATTATCGTATCCTGCACAGTGTTTTTGTGTTGACATAACCGATTTCTGCTATGAACCTTGCAAACCCAGTGAGGATGACAAGGAAAACTACTAATGAACAAGTGTTATGCATGTAAGCTCTCTCTCCAACGGACAAAGCCCCCTTTATGCTTTGTTTGTTATGTAAGGAATGACTAAATAAACTTGGAATAAAACTTCCTCTCTTTTCGTGGCCCATAATTTGCTTTCTGCAAATCTGGGTCTTCTTCATtccaatgttaattaatttggccaattttaatttatagtttttcgTTTGCATTTGGTTCTATGATTTCaggatttataaataaaaaaatgtataagttAACCAAATAGTACCTAAAAACATTTTCGTGGAACACTTATatgagttgtttaattaatttaaataatgttgtttaactttttttgaTTGGAACAAGAGTTCCCTAACTATACAAACACCTTTTGTATAGGTAGTGCCCAATCTGAACTACCAAGTACAAATTAACTTCCTTCCATTTTCTTACTCTCAAATGCACAAGATACTCCtctgttggaaaataaatttgtatgttcACGATCCAAGTCATCATataatcaattctaattttaataataaagtattattttattttcattatcataTTTCAGTATTTGATTAAATGATCCATTTGATAATatccttgattaaaattaaagacttattattataatagagattatgataatgagaaataagtttgttctaattttaatctaaatcgtTTTTTATCATAGGATTATTGTAAATAAGATATCAATAATCgggatagattaatatatatgtgatagtatttattagataaatattaatagatctcatttattaatttgcatatatagatgagttACATATTGATGTGATCATTGAATtaactcaattgaaattttctaatgattaaaatttaccataaactgtcaatagaaaattctcaagaagaggtataatagttttctttgacctgagattgtcatagtaattaacatgttatttgttgtattttgattctggacacctaatgctttagagcacttgttgaataaatattggatatgattaaatacctgTAGAATTAgtgattaatcaagaaggaatccatcaactcttggtaatgagtttgagttctatgaataaaattatatcctagccaggaaaattaaatgaaagaagaaatgagtttcttaagtcattatgaGTTAACTCAAAAAAGGGTTTGACAATAATAccatactctagagttaacccaGAGCtgtaaagatgaaaaaaattattacactactcttctaatggttcttgaaagtaaaatgtTACTTCATGCTATCCAGACGCGTTAAGGAGTGTTGCTAGACGCCTATCTTGATTAGTATATTAagttgattaatatattaccgGCTTAGTATTGAATCTACAGGGTCACACACAAACGAGTGTTCTAATCtctgttaaagaaattattttaatatttgatgattaattaaataagagaatttaatatgatcaaatgattaattgatttcaaaaaggtggaatattattatatttttgctagcactgaaaatataaataatatgaaagatttggtaaaagaagataaacaaacatgtatgattttgtatttggaatttGGGTTGAAAATGTGGCTAGATACAAGTTTGACttggtcaattattatttcaattttaattgttaaatgattagcaataaaaggtaacaaaaaataatatagcttAAAAAAGGATACTATCAATATAGATACAAGTTTGACTTGgccaattattatttcaattttaattgttaaatgattaacaataaaaggtaacaagaaataatatagtttaaaaaataatactatcaataatgattttgatttgatcagaAATTTGCTAGCCATAACGTGCTATAAATAGAGCCTTGGGCTACACGTTGAAATGATCTCAAAATCACTtctctattcttatttttcCACTTGTCAAAGTTGTTGACGAATAGAGGTCAGTCTCGGTGGTGTGGATACACGTAGAGTCTTCACACTATTGAAGAATTTTTatgcttcaagagctcatcaacaagtatattttttaagatataatatatttataatataatttaaatacaaaatagattCTTTTAGTCCGCAATGTGTGTTTTTGAACATCCTTTTTCCAACcgttggtatcagagccatgggtcttttgtatttaaattatatttaataaaatttgaaaaagtttcaatttttatttacttacacGTAATATTGCCGGTTATTATTGCATGATTACAttgtcaaatcaaattaatttttttgtgcaATTTCTAATCTTGTTACATGGATGTTGTTTTGAATCGGTGGATCGTTTGCAATTGGTTGTTAATACGGTACTTGATTTGCTAGAGGTGTTCCATATCATATACGTtggtatttttatataaaggagaataaagatttttattttatttggattccttttaaaagattaaacctttccttcaattttgagcaATTTGTTAttagttcttttattttcaaattgttgGACATTAATTTAATGGAAAGACGTTGCATTAAGATATGTGATATCAAAGAGATATGCGCCTCAAGCACTGTATCTCGTTCAattatttgagagaaaaaaaattttatatgCTATATGCgtaattatataattgttatatatctaaataataaatatgtttgttATCTGACATACCTTAcatattaaattgtttaatcATGAGGAACGACCTGAAGAACAGgagatttataattaataattatttttttgtgctATTTTTTTCTCGCATAAGATGcatgtttttgaaattaattatatactgAGCGACTAGACAACCTAGAgaagtattaaaattaatttattgatatcaATAGGATTGGCCTGACAACTAGAAACTTATGTGATAACAATATGTCTTCTCTATCGCTTCGTGGTATTCTTGAACCTGGAAAACTAGTCAGAGCCAATTATGATGATTGGTACCGCAACTTGAGAATTGTTCTCATGCATGAGAAGCTTATAGACACTATTGATAAGCCTCCCATGGAAGCACCTGATCTGAGTGATGCTGAAGCAACCAAGGTTTTTCAAAAGTACCTAGATGAGTGCCTTACTGCTAAGTGCATTATTTTGGCATCAATGAGTTCAGAACTCCAGAGGCAACATCAAGACATGGACCCATATGAGATCGTTGAACATCTTAAGAAGATGTACGGTGGTCAAAGCAGGATGACTAGATTTCAATTATCTAAGGCCCTGTTTAGATCCTCACTTGCTGCAAATGAAAATGTTGGACCCCATGTTCTTAAGATGATTGATCTCATAGAACAACTTGAGAAGTTGGGGTGCACTCTTGGGAAAGAGCTTTCTCAAGATTTGATTATGCAATcactttctgattcattttcACAATTTATTGTGAATTTCAACATGAATAAGATTAGTTGTGACTTGCATGAGATGCTTAATCTACTAATTGATTATGAGAATCAAATTGCTtctaaaaagaagaaaggaactgTCATGGTAGTTGGCAACAACTCCAAGAAGAAAGGCAAAGTACCAAAAAGGAAGAATCTTGGACCTAAGGGTGGTATGACCAaacccatgaacaaaaggaacaagATTGACCAAACCGATGCTGAATGTTTCTTCTATAAGGAGAAAGGTCATTGGAAGAGAAATTGCAAGAagtatcttgattctttgaaaaacaagaaacaaggtaatgtagatgcaattggctttgatgttttgatgatgatcatgatgatgtgttgcaattgatgcaaatgggcttttcaagattaaaattcaagacaatacttcaagattacaagtcacaacatcaagatgatcacgagaatattaggaagggaattcctaattgaattagcaaaggtttggccaagtgatttaaaataaaaagtgtttttcaaaggttttactctctggtaatcgattaccagaggatgtaatcgattaccagtggccaaatacattttataacagctataaaaatttgaattcgaaattttagactgtgtaatcgattacacaattttggtaatcgattaccagcagttagtaaacgttttaattcaaattttaaaagctgtaatcgattacacaattactgtaatcgattaccagacaggaatttcagaaaaataatttcaagagtcacaacttttc
It contains:
- the BBI gene encoding Bowman-Birk type proteinase inhibitor precursor, which codes for MGLKNNMVVLKVCLVLLFLVGGTTSANLRLSKLGLLMKSDHHQHSNDDESSKPCCDQCACTKSNPPQCRCSDMRLNSCHSACKSCICALSYPAQCFCVDITDFCYEPCKPSEDDKENY